From Sphingorhabdus sp. SMR4y:
ATATTGATTGTAGATAAAACCATATTCTCCCCTGCCTACCGCTTCGCCCGCTCTTTGATATATCTTCTGCTTGTCGGTAGCGGAGAGAGCCTGAGTCTCGGCAAAGCGCAGGGCTTTCGGTCCTTCTGCACCAACTTGCCACGCCAGACCCCATGGGGTTCCCTGCTGCAGGATCGCCCTGTAAAATTCAGCGGTATTGCCGTGCAGCGCATTGCATATCTGTATCCGACCCTGTGCTTTGAACCGCTTGGCCAAGTCTGCGATATCAAGATCGGGATTCAAGCGAAAGCCTGGATTTTGTTCGGGAATCATCTTCTTATTCGGCCTCTATTCAGGGTGAAAGCAATGGTGACGGCAGCTCCAGCGATATGTTCTGGCTTTGAGCAACCGCTGCAGCCCATTGCACGACCATTTCAATCTCTTCACCATGCGCATCATCAAAAGTTGCATGCTGTTCCTGCCGTGCTTCCGCATCAAATTTGGAAAAATCCTTGGAATGTTGCGTGAAGGCCGGACCGGCGAGGATGTTCTCGAGCCGGTCGTCATCCAAATCCAGCGAGAAAAATGCTGCGAGGCTGGCAATTGTGCCCTTCTTGTTGTTCAAGAAAATCTCGCTATCGAGAGTTCTGATCCGATCATTGCCATAATGGCGGACAATTTTGGCAAAACGCGCATGTTCCGAGAGCCATGCTACAGCCGCAATCTGGATATCGGTCAAACGCAGCAGATCGGCCGAAGCAAAGCCACTGACCAGATCCTGGTCCTCCATGATGCCGATGACATTCTCCCGGGCCCATATCCGGCCCCACATATTCTTTGCCGCAAGCGAGCGCAAAAAGGACTTTAGCGGGGCGTGCAACAGCAATGCCTTGGACTTGGGCCGCATATCGAGGACCGAGGGGGCCAGACAATTGACGATATTGGACGGTTTGACGATGATTTTTTCGCCGCTGGAAAAAGGCCGTGCGAGAAGGGCAATGGACTGATCGAGAACCGGGGCGAGCTTCGTCGGGCCGGCGCCGCGCCGTTTCATTCCGACCAGATCGTTGAGAACTATCGGTTCCTTCAGGCCCATGGACACGCCCTCGATATCAAGCGCGCGGGCCAGCATGGTCGAGCAGGCGAAGGCCGAATGGAAGATGAAATCAACCGGTGCCAGCGCAGTGTGATCGAGATCGATGTCTGCCGACCGGATCATCATCCGCTGGCTATCCTCGGGAATATACTCGTCGGTCAGGAAGGTGCAGCGCCGGTGCTGGTCACGGGTCAGTCCGACAAATTGAAACGCCTGGCTGGCTTCATCGTAACGATGGGCGAGGAATTCTGCATTACGGGCTATTTCTGTGGCTGAAGTCATGATGACCCATAATGCGGGGAAATGGCTGATCCTACAATAGGCAGGATCAGTTCGATGCCGGTTTCGGGCTATCCGAGAACGTCGACGAGCACGCGCTGCCAGTTCCCGCCCATGATTTTCGTGACGTCTGCCTGACTGAAGCCGTCTTCCAAAAGAGCCTTGCGGATCGTCATCATGCGGGACAGATTGTTGAGTTCCGGGATGACGACATGCTCCGGATCCGCCTCATAGCCGGGGATACCGAGCTTTTGCATGGCCTGCCACCAGCCGAGATATTCCTTGACGCCTTCCTGATTGTCATTGTTCAACTTGCGCAGGTTTTCCTGTCCCGCCATCGGGAAATCATTGGAGATTCCGACGGCGTTAATGCCGCCGATATTGATTGCATGCCGGATATGCGCGATCAGATGATCGATCCTGGGGCGACTGTCGGTGGTCAGCCAGAAACTCATCATGAATATGCCGATGACACCGCCCCTGTCGGCAATGGCGCGAATTCCGTCATCGGTGATACAGCGAGGGTGATCGACTATCGCCCGGCAGGCTCCATGGGAGTAGACAACAGGCGACTGGCTCGCCGTCGCGGCTTCCGATATGGTTGACACCGAGCCATGGGAGACATCGGGCAACAGGCCGACCCGGTTCATCTCGGCAATTCCGGCGCGCCCGAGTTCGGTCAGCCCGCTCTGTTCGCGTTCGATCGCGCCGCCGGCGAACTTGTTGTCATTATGGTGCGTCAGTTGCAGGACGCGCAGGCCCTTGCTGTGGAAATATGCGATCCGGCGAAGGTCTTCGCCGATGGTTTCGCAGGACTGGAATTGCAAAAAGGCGGCGCAGCCCGGCCTCGATCCGATGTCGCTGCCGCGTTTGGCAACGAAGATCCGGTCGCTGGCTTCTATGCGACCGATAGCGGCGTCCAGTGCCGCGTCGTTCACGCCAAAATTACGCTGGTACCGCGGTGTTCCGTCCGCATCGCGAACTTCCTCGACTTTTGATACATCGCATATCATTGCCGACAATCCGGCCTGCCGGATTTCATCCAGATTCTCCGGCAGAAAGCTGAGGCCGTCGATTATCGGGGCAGAGGGAATTGTCGCGGCCAGGCTTCGTGCGGCCGCTATCCCGCTGCTGCTGGTCAAGGCAGACAGAGCGGTCATGCCGAGAAACGACCGCCGGGACATGGATTGCAGGGTGTCCATCCCTGCAATATGAATGCCCGGCGGCTGATTGTCATGCGGTTTCCATCTTCAGCGCACCATCACCTTCATCGATCTTGACCGTGCTGCCGTCCGGCACATTTCCGCGCAGGATCATGTCAGCTAGCGGATCCTGAAGATATTTCTGGATCGCCCGCTTCAGTGGGCGTGCGCCGTAAACCGGATCATAACCAACCCGTCCCAGCCAGCGCCGGGCGGCATCTGTGAGGTCGAGTTCGATCTTCCGGTCCTTGAGCAGTTTCTGCACTCGCAGGACCTGAATATCGACAATCGGCGCCATATGTTCCTCGGCCAGCCGGTGGAACAGGATGATTTCATCCAGCCGGTTCAGGAATTCGGGCCGGAAATGCGCGCGGACGACTTCCATTACCTGCGGCTCGACATCCTTGACAGTCTCGCCATCCTTCATATTCGCCATATATTGGCTGCCGAGATTGGAGGTAAGGATGATCAGCGTGTTGGAGAAGTCCACCACCCGGCCCTGACCGTCGGTCAGTCGCCCGTCGTCGAGCACCTGCAGCAGCACGTTGAACACGTCGCCATGCGCCTTTTCGACCTCGTCGAACAGGATCACCTGATAGGGACGCCGGCGCACCGCTTCGGTCAGCACGCCGCCTTCGTCATAGCCGACATAGCCCGGAGGGGCGCCGATCAGCCGTGAGACGCTGTGCTTTTCCATGAATTCGGACATGTCGATGCGGACCATCGCCTGGTCATCGTCGAACAGGAATCCGGCCAGCGCCTTGGTCAGTTCGGTCTTGCCGACGCCGGTGGGGCCGAGGAACAGGAAGCTGCCCAGCGGCCGGTTAGGGTCCTGCAGGCCGGCGCGGCTGCGACGGACGGCGGCCGACACAGCGGCAACCGCGTCCTTCTGGCCGATCACCCGTTTGCCGATAATATCTTCCATCGCCAGCAGCTTCTCGCGTTCGCCTTCGAGCATCTTGTCGACCGGAATGCCGGTCCATTTCGAAACCACGGCGGCAATATCCTCGGAGGTCACTTCCTCGCGGAGCATCGCGCCTTCGGTATCGCCAGCGGCCTCTTCCAGTGCCTTTACCAGATTGGGAATGGTGCCGTAGCTCAGCTCGCCGGCCTTGGCGAGATCGCCGGCCCGTTCGGCCTGCTCCAGTTCAAGCCGTGCGTGGTCGAGCTTTTCCTTGAGATCTGCCTCGGCATTGATCTTGTCTTTCTCGCCCTGCCAGCGCGTGGTCAGCTCGGCACTCTGCTGTTCGAGCTCGGCCAGTTCTTTCTCGAGCGTTTCCAGACGCCCCTTGGACGCATCGTCGCTTTCCTTGGACAAGGCTTCGCGTTCGATCTTCAGCTGGATGATCCGCCGGTCGAGCGTTTCGATTTCTTCCGGTTTGGATTCGACTTCCATCCGGATGCGCGACGCCGCTTCGTCCATCAGGTCGATAGCCTTGTCGGGCAGGAAACGGTCCGGAATATAGCGATTGGAAAGCGCCGCTGCGCTGACAATCGCGCCGTCGGTGATCCGCACGCCGTGGTGCAGTTCATATTTTTCCTTTAGTCCGCGCAGGATCGAAACCGTGTCTTCCACGGTCGGTTCACCAATGAAGACAGGCTGGAAGCGACGCTGCAGCGCGGCGTCCTTTTCGACATATTTCTGATATTCGTTGAGCGTGGTCGCGCCGATGCAGTGCAGCTCGCCGCGCGCCAGAGCCGGCTTGAGCAGATTGGAAGCGTCCATCGATCCTTCCGACGCGCCCGCGCCGACCAATGTGTGCATCTCGTCGATGAACAGGATGATCTCGCCCTCGGCCCCGCGCACTTCGTCGAGCACGCTTTTCAGCCGTTCCTCAAACTCGCCACGATATTTCGCGCCGGCAATCAGCGACCCCATGTCGAGCGCCATCAGGCGGCGATCCTTCAGGCTGTCGGGCACATCGCCATTGGCAATGCGCAGCGCCATGCCTTCGGCGATGGCGGTCTTGCCGACGCCGGGTTCGCCGATCAGCACCGGATTGTTCTTGGTGCGGCGCGCCAAAATCTGGATCGTGCGCCGGATTTCCTCGTCGCGGCCGATGACGGGGTCGAGCTTGCCGTCGCGCGCGGCCTGGGTCAGGTCCCGGGTATATTTTTCCATTGCTTCATAGGCATCTTCGGCGGACGCGGTATTGGCCGTGCGGCCGCCCCGCAAATCGTTGATCGCCGTGTTCAGCGCTTCGGCGGTTACGCCCGAAGACAGCAGCGCCTTGCCCGCCTCCGTGTCTTTTGACAGCAGCAGCGCAAGCAGCAGCCGTTCGACCGTGACATAGCTGTCTCCGGCTTTTTCGGCGATCTGTTCGGCCTGGTCGAGCACCCGAACCGCGTCATTGTTGAGGCCGGGCGTCTGCTGGGCTCCACCGCCCGAAACCGCAGGTATCTTGGCGAGCGCCGCATCAATTTCCTGATGGGCCTTTTTGGCATCGCCACCGGCCTTGGTGATCAAGCCCGCAGCCATGCCCTGGTCGTCTTCCAGCAATGCCTTCGCCAGATGCGCGGCGGTAATCTGCTGATGGCTCATCCGGATTGCAACGGTCTGGGCGGATTGCAAAAAGCCCTTGGCGCGATCGGTGAATTTCTCAAGGTTCATCGGTTCATCCTGTTTCGTCTCAGTGTCTTGTGATAAATATGGTGTTGCAGTCGTGCAACACAACCATATTCATGACTTTTTCCTTGAAACTTATATGGTAAGCGCTTTCGAGTGTAAAAGAGCCCATGGTTTATGGTGCCGGCAGAGAGGATAAAATACGTGAAAACACTTAAGCGTCTGGGGATCGGGCTGCTCGCGCTCATCGTGCTGTTGGCTATCGGCCTTGCTGTCTGGGAACCGATGAGCGTTGCGGAATCTGCGCCGCCGCCCGAAGGCTCCTATGAAGCGCGCATTGTCCGCGACGAATTTGGTGTGCCGCATATATTCGGCAAGACCGATGCCGATGTCGCCTATGGCGTCGCCTACGCCCATAGCGAGGATGATTTCTCGACCCTTCAGGAAGTCACCGCGATGACGCGGGGCCGGATGGCAACACTCAACGGCTCCGAGAGCGCGCCGATTGATTATATTGCGGCTCTGCTGGATGTGCGCGGTACGGTGAACCGCAAATATGATCAATTGCCGGCCGATGTGCGCGCGGTGCTTGACGGCTATGCATCCGGGCTCAATGCTTATGCCGCGGAACATCCCGACGAGGTGAAGCTGGCGAAATTGTTCCCGGTCAATGGCCAGGATATCGCCGCCGGTTTCGTGCTGCGCTCGCCCTTTTTCTTCGGTCTCAACAATCCGATCGAAGCGCTGGTGCAGAACAAGCCGCTGCCACGAGAAGGTGGTCCGCGTCTTTCCGGGGAACCGGTCAAAAGCTCGATCCATCCGCTCAGCCCGGACAAGCTGATCAACGACCAGACCGCTACGCCCGTCGGACCGGATCCGGATGAAAACGGTTCCAACGCTTATGCGCTTGCGCCGGAGCTCTCGCCGGAAGGCAAGACCCGCTTGATCTCCAATTCGCACCAGCCGCTGCGCGGGAATGTCGCCTGGTACGAGCTGGTCGTGCACAGCGAAGAGGGATGGGACTTCGCCGGGGCCAATTTCCCGGGATCGCCGTTCCCGTTTCTGGGGCATAACAAATATCTGGGCTGGACCAATACCGTCAACCGGCCCGATCTGGTCGATATCTACAAGCTGACGCTGAACGACGACAAAGACGCCTACCGTTTTGACGGTGAATGGAAGCCGCTCGAGAAAAAGCGCGTCTGGCTGAAAATCAAGTTCGGCCCCTTCGTCATTCCCTATCCGCAGGTCGCCTATCGCTCGATTCACGGGCCGGTGATCATCAACGACAGCGGCGCCTATGCGCTGCGCTATGCCGGTATCGACCAGCTCGACATGCTGACCCAATATTACCGGATCAACAAGGCGAGCAATTTCGACGAATGGCAGGCGGCGATGGCGGGGCAGGGCGTTCCCGCGACCAATTTCATCTATGCCGATGCCGATGGCAATATCGGGATGTACTATAACGCGATGTTCCCCGACCGGCCGGAAGGCCATGACTGGCGGACGGTACTGCCCGGCGATACATCTGCGACCCTGTGGCAAGGGGCTTTACCGTTCACCCGTGTGCCGGCGCTGGTCAATCCGGCTTCCGGCTATGTCATGAATGCAAACAACACGCCTTATATCGCGGCGGGTCCGGGCGACGAACTCAAACGGAATAATTTTTCGCCGCTGCTCGGCGTCGAAGATGACCAGACCAACCGGTCGCGCCGCTCGATTGCCTTGCTCGAACGCGCCAATGCCGACGGCAAGATCAGTGACGCCGAATTGTGGGCGATCAAATATGACACTGGCTATGAAAAGGCCGGCTATGCGAAAGACTGGCTGGACAGGATTGCCTCGCTCGATCTGAAAGACAGTGCGAAACTGCTCAAGGCGCAGCAACTGCTGGCCCAGTGGGACTGGAATCTCGACGGCAAGGGACCGGCAGACGCGCTCGCGCTGATGGTGCTGCGCCCTGCCAACAAGTCGCATTACAACCGGGGTACAATGCCCGACCCGCGACAGATACTGGAAGATACGGTCGACCATCTGAGCCAATATTTCGGCCAGATCGATCCGCCGATGCTGGATGTGCTCAGAATGCGCCAAGGGGATGTCGATCTTCCGGTCGACGGCGGCAACGACACGATCCGCGCCTCGACGCTCTGGGATGTAGAGGAAGACGGCCGGTTGAGCGTACGCCACGGCGACAGCTTCATCATGTTCATCGAATGGGCAAAGGACGGCAAGGTCCGCTCCCGTTCTATCCAGCCCTTTGGTGCTGCGACTACGCGCCCGGATTCCCCGCATTACACCGACCAGATGCAATTGTTCGTCGACAAGAAGCTGAAACCGGTCTGGTTTGATCCGGCCGATTTAGAGAAGCACAAGACGAGCGATAAGGTGGTGCGATCAACTGGTAAAACGGCGAAATGATCATCTCGTCGATGATGGCCATGACCTTCCGGCTCACCTGATATGACAGTGTCTTAAAACTTCGGGATATGACAGGTTCGCGCAAAACCAGATCGCGAGCACAGGAGAATCCCCAACATGCGCACTGTAAAGGCATTTGCAGCCCATCAAGCCGGAAACCGGCTGGAACCGTTCGAATATCAATTGGGGCCACTGGGTTCCAACGATATCGATATCAGGGTCGAGCATTGCGGTCTGTGCCATACCGACCTGAGTTTGCGGAACAATGCCTGGGGCATTACCGAGTTTCCTTTTGTCGGTGGTCATGAAGCCACCGGCACCGTGATCGAGACGGGCCCTGAAGTGACACATGTCAAGAAGGGCGACCGGGTCGGGCTGGGCGGTCATTCGCATTATTGCATGACCTGCCGGCAGTGCCTGAATGGCGATCACAATCTCTGTGAATCCGTGCAATCTACGGTGTCAGCGGGTCGGCATGGGGCTTTTGCCGATATTGTCCGGGCAACGGGGGTTAGCGTCATCAAGTTGCCGGACGGGCTTGATTCTCGGGACGCAGGACCCTTGTTCTGTGCGGGAATTACCGTCTTCAATCCCTTTGTGAAATTCGACATCAAGCCAACCGACCGCATTGCCGTATTGGGCATCGGCGGTCTCGGGCATCTGGCGTTGCAATTCGGCAAAGCCTGGGGCTGCCATGTCACGGCACTGACTTCCAGTGCGTCCAAAAAAGACGAAGCCATGGCTTTCGGTGCCCATGATGTCATCAATTCCCGCGACCCTGAAGCCATAGCCGCGGCTGCGGGCAGCTTTGACGTGATTCTCAGCACGGTCGATGTGGCGCTGGACTGGAATGCCATTATCGCCATGCTGAAGCCGAAAGGCCGATTGCATTTTCTGGGCGTTCAGGCTGTGCCTGCCGAGTTGCAGCTCATGCCGCTGATGTTTGCCCAATTGTCGCTGTCTTCCTCATTGGTCGGGAGTCCCCAGACCATTGCCGAAATGCTTGAATTTTGCGCACGCCATGACATCAAGGTGGCCACCGAGCATTTCCCCTTCGAGAAGATCAATGAGGCGCTGGCGCATCTGGAGAGCGGTGATGCGCGCTATCGTATCGTGCTGGATAATTGACGCGAGTGCCTGCGATCGAACGGGCTGGAATCCGGTCTAAGGCACCAGCACCGTATCCACCGGCTCGGGTAGCAGGTCCGGATAGTCGGTAATATAATGCAGCCCGCGGCTTTCCTTGCGCGCCAGCGCTGATTTCACGATCAAATCCGCCACCTCGATCAAATTGCGTAGCTCGATCAGATCCTGGGTCACGCGGAAATTGCTGTAATATTCCTCGACCTCCTCGCGCAGCAGATTGATGCGGTTCTGGGCCCGCTCAAGCCGCTTGGTGGTGCGGACAATGCCGACATAATTCCACATGAAGCGGCGGATTTCGGTCCAGGTCTGCTTGATCACCACTTCCTCGTCGCTGTCGGTGACGCGGCTTTCGTCCCAGGGCCGGATCGCGGGCGGGGCAGGGAGTGTATCCCAATGTTCGGCAATATCGCGCGCCGCAGCGTCGCCGAAGACGAAACATTCGAGCAGGCTGTTGGAGGCCAGACGGTTGGCGCCGTGCAGGCCGCTTTCGCTCGACTCGCCAGCCGCATAGAGGCCGGGCAGGTCAGTGCGACCCGCCAGATCGATCAGGATGCCGCCACAGGTATAATGTTGCGCCGGCACGACCGGGATCGGTCCGGTCGTCATGTCGATACCCAGCCCGATCAGCTTGTCATAGATATTGGGGAAATGGCCCTTCACGAATTCGGGATCGCGGTGCGAAATATCCAGATGGACATAATCGAGCCCGAGCCGCTTGATCTCGTGGTCATTGGCGCGGGCCACGATGTCGCGCGGGGCCAGTTCCATCCGCTCCGGATCGAAGCGCTGCATGAACCGGTCGCCGGCTTCATCGCCCGCGTCATCGGGCAATTTCAGATGCCCGCCTTCGCCGCGCACTGCTTCGGTGATCAGGAAATTCTTGACTTCCAGATTATAGAGACAGGTCGGGTGGAACTGCATCATCTCCATATTGGAAACCCGCGCGCCGGCGCGCCAGGCCATGGCGATGCCGTCACCGGTCGCGCCGCGCGGCGCGGTCGAGAAAAGATAGGTCCGGCCGGCGCCACCGCTGGCCATGATTGTCGCGCGCGAGGTCAGAGTCTCGACATGGCCGGTTTCATTATTCAGCGCGTAAACGCCCCAGACATTCTTCGCGCCGGTCGGTATTTCGGCGTGACGATCGACGATCAGGTCAATCGCCACCATATGCGGCCGCAGCGTGATATTGGGGTGCGCCGCAGCGGTATTCTGCAACGCTTCCTGCACCGCCCAGCCGGTGGCATCATCGACATGGACGATCCGGCGGTGGCTATGCCCACCCTCGCGGGTCAGGTGAAGGACTTCCGCTTCCTTGTTGAACGGCACGCCCATATCTTCCAGCCGCGCAATCGCGGCTGGCGCATTTTCAACAACAAATTCAACGGTTTCGCGGCGATTGAGGCCAGCCCCTGCGACCATCGTGTCGTTGATGTGATTGTCGAACGTATCGCCCGCGTCGAGCACGGCGGCAATTCCGCCCTGCGCCCAGGCGGTGGAACCGCCGGTCAGTTCGCCCTTGGCCAGCACCAGCACCTTGTGGGTGCGGGCCAGCGTGATGGCTGCGCTCAGTCCGGCCGCGCCGGATCCGACAATGATGACGTCGTGATTCACGCCGCTTTGGCGCGGGTCAGGTTGAGAAACACATCCTCAAGATCCGCTTCCCTTGTCGTGACATCGACGATCGCAAATCCCCGTTCCTGGATTGCTGCCATAACGCCGCCGGCATTGGTCCGGTCCTTGTTATAGGTGACCGCAACCGTTCGGGGGCCGATGATTTCGGCCTTTTCGAACAGGTCATTGGCAAAGGAAATCGCATCCTGCGCTTCGCTGATGTCGCGGTCCAGCGTCAGCTCGACCAGCTTTTCCCGCGCCATGTCGACCAGTTCGGGAGTCGGCTTGTTGGCGATCAGCTTGCCGTGGTTGATAATCGCGATGCGGTCGCAGAGATTTTCCGCTTCCTCTAGATAATGGGTGGTCAGCACGATGGTGACACCGGCTTTGTTGAGCTCCACGACATATTCCCAGAGCTGCTGTCGCAAATCAATATCGACGCCCGCTGTGGGTTCGTCGAGAACCAGAATCGGCGGCGAGTGGACCATGGCCTTGGCTACCAGAAGCCGGCGCTTCATACCGCCCGACAGGGTGCGGGCATAGGCATCGGCCTTGTCTTCCAAGTGCACCGCGCGCAGCAATTCCATCGTCCGGCGCTTGGCCTTGGGAACGCCATAGAGCCCGGCCTGCACTTCCAGCGCCTCGGAAGGTGTGAAAAAGGGATCAAAAATAATCTCCTGCGGCACGATTCCGATCGAGGCCTTGGCGTTGCGCGGACTGTCATCGATGTCGAATCCCCAGATGCTGGCGTTACCGCCGGTCTTGCGGACCATGCCGGAGAGGATGTTGATCAGTGTCGACTTGCCTGCGCCATTGGGGCCCAGAAGCCCGAAGATAGAGCCACGCGGCACGTCGAAACTGACATCATTCAAGGCCTGTTTGCCACCGGCGTAGGTTTTGGACAGTCTGTCTATCGAAATCGCTGCATCATTCATTCGGGCGGCATACCCATATTAATTCTCATAATCAAAGGCTTTGGCTGGGGCGCTGCCGAGAAGGCGAGCGGGCGGCGCAAACCGGCGTGGATACTCCTGCCCGGTTGCGGGTTCGGGACCACCCATGCGGTGCGGAACCAGCGGATGATCGCCAGACTGGCGATTTGTCGCGGCGGTCGTGTCGGGTCTGCCGGCTCGCGCGTCTGTCAGGAAGACCAATGCGCATCCGGCCCGTTGCCAGCTTTTCAGATAAGCTTGTTGATTGCGAAATGTGGTCCATTACCAAGTAATATCAACAATTTGCATCATTATCTTGAAAGGTTACCACGATTTTAACCATGCGGATAAAGGTAAAGTTACGACAATCTGTCTAGGGAGAGCAACAACCGATATAGGACAGATTTTGTGATGACCAGAGAACAAATCTTACCGCGCCTGATTGGTGGCCTTATTGTCGTGCTTGTCGTTTTGACGGGTTCGCCGGCCGCCTTCGCCCAGGCTGCCAACAGTGACGCCCGGGCCGTGACCATCGGTCCGTTGTCCGTGGTCAAGACCGAGGACCTGCGTTATGGCAATATCATTTCCGGCACTCGTAACGGCACCGTGACCATTGATACCCGAAACGGCAATGTGTCGACCACCGGCGATGCAACGCTTGCCGGCGGAGTGAGAGGCCCGGCCAAATTCATAATCTACGGCGGGCCGAACCAGATAGTAGAGATATCGATCCCCGGATCCTTGACGGTGACCCATACGAACGGCACCGACCAGATGCGGATTGATCGGCTGGCGATCGGTAACGGAAACCGGAATTTCAACACTTTCGTGCGCGGCCTGCTGGGGACGCTCGGCATCTATGATCTGACGGTCGGGGGGCGGTTGCGCGTGAATGGCAATCAGCAGACAGGGGCCTATCGCGGGTCCTTCATCATGACCGTCGAATATCAATGACAGGGGATCATCACCGGCGGGCGTCAGAACATATTGCGCACCCGCAACTCTGTTGCTAATTCACCGGCATGATCGAAACACCCGAAATCGTCAAAACCTCCAAGAAACGCGTATCCTGTGACGGAGCGACCGATATTCCGGGCGGCGCTGCGCTGGGCCATCCCCGTGTCTGGTTGGAAATTGATGAAAAAGGCTATGTCGAGTGCGGCTATTGCGACCGGCGATTCGTGCTGACCGGCGGCCCCGCAGATGTTTCCCCGGCGCTGTCCGAAGATTAATCCGACATAGGGGGTGCAAGCTCTCCAATATATTTCTATATATAGCGGATGACAGATAAGCTTGATCCCCGCTCGTTTCTATATCGTCCCGATGGCCTTGATCCGGAGCGCGCCAAAGCGCTCGTCGCCGACAGCCTGTCGGCATGC
This genomic window contains:
- a CDS encoding membrane dipeptidase: MSRRSFLGMTALSALTSSSGIAAARSLAATIPSAPIIDGLSFLPENLDEIRQAGLSAMICDVSKVEEVRDADGTPRYQRNFGVNDAALDAAIGRIEASDRIFVAKRGSDIGSRPGCAAFLQFQSCETIGEDLRRIAYFHSKGLRVLQLTHHNDNKFAGGAIEREQSGLTELGRAGIAEMNRVGLLPDVSHGSVSTISEAATASQSPVVYSHGACRAIVDHPRCITDDGIRAIADRGGVIGIFMMSFWLTTDSRPRIDHLIAHIRHAINIGGINAVGISNDFPMAGQENLRKLNNDNQEGVKEYLGWWQAMQKLGIPGYEADPEHVVIPELNNLSRMMTIRKALLEDGFSQADVTKIMGGNWQRVLVDVLG
- the clpB gene encoding ATP-dependent chaperone ClpB, which encodes MNLEKFTDRAKGFLQSAQTVAIRMSHQQITAAHLAKALLEDDQGMAAGLITKAGGDAKKAHQEIDAALAKIPAVSGGGAQQTPGLNNDAVRVLDQAEQIAEKAGDSYVTVERLLLALLLSKDTEAGKALLSSGVTAEALNTAINDLRGGRTANTASAEDAYEAMEKYTRDLTQAARDGKLDPVIGRDEEIRRTIQILARRTKNNPVLIGEPGVGKTAIAEGMALRIANGDVPDSLKDRRLMALDMGSLIAGAKYRGEFEERLKSVLDEVRGAEGEIILFIDEMHTLVGAGASEGSMDASNLLKPALARGELHCIGATTLNEYQKYVEKDAALQRRFQPVFIGEPTVEDTVSILRGLKEKYELHHGVRITDGAIVSAAALSNRYIPDRFLPDKAIDLMDEAASRIRMEVESKPEEIETLDRRIIQLKIEREALSKESDDASKGRLETLEKELAELEQQSAELTTRWQGEKDKINAEADLKEKLDHARLELEQAERAGDLAKAGELSYGTIPNLVKALEEAAGDTEGAMLREEVTSEDIAAVVSKWTGIPVDKMLEGEREKLLAMEDIIGKRVIGQKDAVAAVSAAVRRSRAGLQDPNRPLGSFLFLGPTGVGKTELTKALAGFLFDDDQAMVRIDMSEFMEKHSVSRLIGAPPGYVGYDEGGVLTEAVRRRPYQVILFDEVEKAHGDVFNVLLQVLDDGRLTDGQGRVVDFSNTLIILTSNLGSQYMANMKDGETVKDVEPQVMEVVRAHFRPEFLNRLDEIILFHRLAEEHMAPIVDIQVLRVQKLLKDRKIELDLTDAARRWLGRVGYDPVYGARPLKRAIQKYLQDPLADMILRGNVPDGSTVKIDEGDGALKMETA
- a CDS encoding penicillin acylase family protein is translated as MKTLKRLGIGLLALIVLLAIGLAVWEPMSVAESAPPPEGSYEARIVRDEFGVPHIFGKTDADVAYGVAYAHSEDDFSTLQEVTAMTRGRMATLNGSESAPIDYIAALLDVRGTVNRKYDQLPADVRAVLDGYASGLNAYAAEHPDEVKLAKLFPVNGQDIAAGFVLRSPFFFGLNNPIEALVQNKPLPREGGPRLSGEPVKSSIHPLSPDKLINDQTATPVGPDPDENGSNAYALAPELSPEGKTRLISNSHQPLRGNVAWYELVVHSEEGWDFAGANFPGSPFPFLGHNKYLGWTNTVNRPDLVDIYKLTLNDDKDAYRFDGEWKPLEKKRVWLKIKFGPFVIPYPQVAYRSIHGPVIINDSGAYALRYAGIDQLDMLTQYYRINKASNFDEWQAAMAGQGVPATNFIYADADGNIGMYYNAMFPDRPEGHDWRTVLPGDTSATLWQGALPFTRVPALVNPASGYVMNANNTPYIAAGPGDELKRNNFSPLLGVEDDQTNRSRRSIALLERANADGKISDAELWAIKYDTGYEKAGYAKDWLDRIASLDLKDSAKLLKAQQLLAQWDWNLDGKGPADALALMVLRPANKSHYNRGTMPDPRQILEDTVDHLSQYFGQIDPPMLDVLRMRQGDVDLPVDGGNDTIRASTLWDVEEDGRLSVRHGDSFIMFIEWAKDGKVRSRSIQPFGAATTRPDSPHYTDQMQLFVDKKLKPVWFDPADLEKHKTSDKVVRSTGKTAK
- a CDS encoding NAD(P)-dependent alcohol dehydrogenase, producing the protein MRTVKAFAAHQAGNRLEPFEYQLGPLGSNDIDIRVEHCGLCHTDLSLRNNAWGITEFPFVGGHEATGTVIETGPEVTHVKKGDRVGLGGHSHYCMTCRQCLNGDHNLCESVQSTVSAGRHGAFADIVRATGVSVIKLPDGLDSRDAGPLFCAGITVFNPFVKFDIKPTDRIAVLGIGGLGHLALQFGKAWGCHVTALTSSASKKDEAMAFGAHDVINSRDPEAIAAAAGSFDVILSTVDVALDWNAIIAMLKPKGRLHFLGVQAVPAELQLMPLMFAQLSLSSSLVGSPQTIAEMLEFCARHDIKVATEHFPFEKINEALAHLESGDARYRIVLDN
- the nadB gene encoding L-aspartate oxidase produces the protein MNHDVIIVGSGAAGLSAAITLARTHKVLVLAKGELTGGSTAWAQGGIAAVLDAGDTFDNHINDTMVAGAGLNRRETVEFVVENAPAAIARLEDMGVPFNKEAEVLHLTREGGHSHRRIVHVDDATGWAVQEALQNTAAAHPNITLRPHMVAIDLIVDRHAEIPTGAKNVWGVYALNNETGHVETLTSRATIMASGGAGRTYLFSTAPRGATGDGIAMAWRAGARVSNMEMMQFHPTCLYNLEVKNFLITEAVRGEGGHLKLPDDAGDEAGDRFMQRFDPERMELAPRDIVARANDHEIKRLGLDYVHLDISHRDPEFVKGHFPNIYDKLIGLGIDMTTGPIPVVPAQHYTCGGILIDLAGRTDLPGLYAAGESSESGLHGANRLASNSLLECFVFGDAAARDIAEHWDTLPAPPAIRPWDESRVTDSDEEVVIKQTWTEIRRFMWNYVGIVRTTKRLERAQNRINLLREEVEEYYSNFRVTQDLIELRNLIEVADLIVKSALARKESRGLHYITDYPDLLPEPVDTVLVP
- a CDS encoding ABC transporter ATP-binding protein — encoded protein: MNDAAISIDRLSKTYAGGKQALNDVSFDVPRGSIFGLLGPNGAGKSTLINILSGMVRKTGGNASIWGFDIDDSPRNAKASIGIVPQEIIFDPFFTPSEALEVQAGLYGVPKAKRRTMELLRAVHLEDKADAYARTLSGGMKRRLLVAKAMVHSPPILVLDEPTAGVDIDLRQQLWEYVVELNKAGVTIVLTTHYLEEAENLCDRIAIINHGKLIANKPTPELVDMAREKLVELTLDRDISEAQDAISFANDLFEKAEIIGPRTVAVTYNKDRTNAGGVMAAIQERGFAIVDVTTREADLEDVFLNLTRAKAA